The stretch of DNA GATGATATTTTCTATCGTTGCTTTAAAAGGGATTTCAGTTGCCCCCAACTCTTTTTTAGTTTTATCAAAAAAGTATATTGACTCATTTTTAGGAGTAGGAGGATCGATATTAATTTTCAACTCATACCCTTCAATTACTTCCTTTTTAGGAGGTTGAGTAGTTCCTACTTTTGAGGTAAAATAATCTATATTGGGTGCTGCAACGATACCATTTATTCCCTTACAGTTAAACTTTAAGGTATATTGATGTGAAGCATTCCCAGCTGGAACAGGAGGAGTAATAACAGCAGAGTATTCAACAATATTGATGGTATTATCGTTTTCAGATGCAACTTGTGTCTGAACAATTTTCACCTTTGTTTGACTAGAAAGATTTACTAGCTTGCCATCTTGCCAAATACTTAAATAAAACTGTTGATCACGTTCTTGGATTTTGCAAGGATCTGTTATGTTTAGTTCTTTGGGACAAGACATATTTTCTATTCGGAACTTTACTTTGATGGAAAAATTAGCGTCTTTATCCGAAATAACAATAGGATTCGAATTGCCCGAAGGAGTTGTATCGGTCGTTACAATGGCAATCTTTAAGGGCAACTGTTTTTTAACGGTAACGTCCTTCTTAGCTTTTTTTTGCAGTAACAAACAAGTTTTTTTAGCCTTTTCTATCGCTACTTTAGCAGCTTTTAATTGATCTTTTTCTAGGACATCCGCATGCGCTACTAATTCTTTGTAAGCAACCGTTGCTGCCTCGTAAACTTTGCGTGCTTTGAGATATAATTCTTGATAATTTTTATCTGACATTATTAATTTAGTTGTTGTTATAAAAAAGCTTATACTTGAATTCCTAATTTTTGCATTAGGCTACTAAAAGTGGCAAAAGTGGCTTGTGCCTTCTGCTTTTTTTGAAGAATTTCAGCAGGCTCTTGAGCAGCAAGTGGCGTTGTATCTTCCTCTTCTTCAGATTCTTTTTTTGCAGGAGCTGCTTTGGCTACAACCAACTGCACATTCGCTTTATTGAGTAGCGCTTTGGCTGCTTTGTTAATTTTATCTGCCTTCGCACTCCCCTTTTCAACATTAATCTGCAAGGTAGCCTTATTGCTAGTCGGCAACTTTTGATAATAAGCTTTGCCCAACAAGGTAAATTTTTTGTTCTCTTTAACTGCTGCTTTAGCAAAGATCTCCCATGGCATTGTTGCTGTACACAACATTACTAAAGGATGCACTGTTCCATCAGGAAATTGATGCTTCTCGTTGGCAAAAAACCAAACGGCTTGCTCTGCTGTAGCACAGGATTGAGGAGCTAATTTCATCAACCTAATAAATTCTTTTTTGTAAGCTTCGAATTTTAATTCAACTGCTTTGGGACTTTTTAACTTTGTTTTCATCGATCTATTTACTTGAATGAATGCAATAGAATAGCCTAGGAATAAAATGTTATTTCCTTTATGCTTGCTACTCTAAATTTATTGGTGGGGAACAACACAAAGATAGGGGATAAAAGGAGCCTTTTCTAGCACTTTGAGTAAGTGTAGAACCTCATTGTATAAGTGTTGTTCTTTGTTGTGTAAGTGTTTTTTGGGGTAAAAAAGCAGGCTTTTGTTAAAAATTAGGGCTTAAACCAGATGCTTGCTGTTATAATCTTCCAACATGATTTGATACATTTCCCACCAGCCCTTAGTGCGATCCATCGGGCTATCTGTCGGGCTCAATAGCTCATCTGCTTCTTTCAACAAATACCAAGGAATATAAGGATACTCATGATGTACCCAATGATAGCCGCCATTGTGAAACATAAAATTCCAAAAGAAAGAAGTATTGGAGCGTGTTGCTGCCTTAGCGAGATAATGATCGGTTATTTCTGACCAATAAAGAATTGAAGAATAAGCCCAAATTAGAGGGATTATCCAGTACCAAAACAAGAAAGAAAAACTATTGGTCAACCCACAGAACACCAATAAAATGGCATAAAATAACAATACACCTTTGTGCTTAAAAAGTCCCCCTAGTTCGCTTCGTAACCAATGAAATCCAACCCACCCCAATAAAGGTTGTAAAATCCATGTAATAAAAGGATGGATTCCCTTATATAATCGATAATCAATATAATCTTGCGTCAAATGGTCTTGTTCTGATAATAAGTACCCATGATGGGTTTGATGTTCGGTTCGCCATTCGTCCAAGGTAGTTAATATAGCGTATGCGATTAAGTTTCCCACCCAAACATTCATTTTTTTGGTCTTAAATAGATTCCCATGACTCGCTTCATGCAGTAAGGATTCTCCCATAGCAAACTGAATCATACCAATAAACCAAATTAATAAAATTGTAAGCCACCAATGCTGTCCCCAATAATAAGCGATCCCCAATGCCATCCCCAAAAAGATTAGATCTCTAGTTACAACTAAGCCTCCTTTCCAATTGCTTTGTTGTCCAAATTGTTGTCGTATCTCTATTTTTGATAACATTTCTAATCTTTTTCCTATTAAAATTGTTTCTTATATTAATAAACCACTGGTTTCCAACTAAAATGCAGCTCTTAGGCATTTCAGCTTAACTTTATTATTTCAAAAGTGCAAGGATTCTACTAATGGTGCATGGTCAAATATAGCAATACTTCCAGAAAGTAGCAGGTTACAGATTTAATAGAATCAATTATTTTGCGTTTTGCTGCATCCTTTTTTGCTCTTTGCCCTATTAATGAACTTTTGAGCTTGATTTATCAAAAAAAAAGAGTATAATTGGAGTTGTTAATACCAAAACAATCAAGAAAAAGAACATGACAAAGAATAAATCTTTTGTATTTACCCCATTAAATAATTCCCAAAAGATTGACAAAACTAACGAGCTTGCCGTTCCCAATACTCGTTATTTTAAATCCAAAGAAGCATTTGATGCAGCAGTAGGGCGAGATTTTATTGATTATGCCAACGCAACTACTTCGCTAGGTCAGAAATTTTTAGTAGGCTTGGCACATGGGCAATCCCCTGCTGGTGCTTATCAATATATCTTAGAACATTTTCATGAAATAAAACGCTCTTCATTAATTCGTTTTACGTTTACTAATTCTAGATTAAAACGCCAAAGGGGCTTAGAAGGGGTCATGGACGCCCGTGCCCTATTGACCAAGATGCTACGCAAGGGGCTCATCACCAAAGATCAGATATTAGGTCGAAGTTTGGATCGAGAGAACATAGAACAATATGCCATTGGATTTAATACCAACCTAAGAGACTATTTAAGACAAAACAATAAAGTAGGTTACGATTATGTCTTCCTTAGTTTTGACCCTACAGGTAGAGTCGCTGGTATTTCTAGAAACTCTGAAGCTTTTGATTCTAACGAGCTTGTTATTATAGTAGATGATTTAGGAGAGCCAGAATTAACAGGAACACCTCAATTTTTGGCAAAGGCAAAACGAATTGCGTTTTTGGCCACCAAATCCGATAAGCGCCGCCCACTGGCTTGGTTGTATTATCGCTGGGGAAAAGTCAACGAAAGCCCTAGTTTTTTGAGGCATATTGACCAAGTAAGGGAACGAATGACTGTATTTATTGACGACCATGCTTTGACTTGGCCTCAGATAGAAATTGTTCGTCAAACCCCTTATGGTTCAAGTACGATTCGGCTTGACTTTGCCAAGCCTTATGACCCCAATGCCACAGAAAAGCTGCCAGTAGTTTTGCTCATTCATGGCTTTTTAGGTCTCAACTCTTTTGATAGCATCCTAACGGCTTTGCCTACCCACGATTATATTGGTACTGCCATGCATTATGGCTCTATTCCTCATGACCTCCCTCCTAGTCTTTATTCTGATCATGTGGTCAAAAATATTGACGAGGTGATTAGCTATTTTGGAAAAAAAGGACATCCTGTTTATATCTTTGATCATTCTATGGGAAATACTTACTTTATGCTCATGGACAGAGATTATGACCAACTACCTGGCGTCAAACACTATTTGTATGGTCGGATAGGCTCCAATCCTTTCTT from Aureispira anguillae encodes:
- a CDS encoding fatty acid desaturase family protein gives rise to the protein MLSKIEIRQQFGQQSNWKGGLVVTRDLIFLGMALGIAYYWGQHWWLTILLIWFIGMIQFAMGESLLHEASHGNLFKTKKMNVWVGNLIAYAILTTLDEWRTEHQTHHGYLLSEQDHLTQDYIDYRLYKGIHPFITWILQPLLGWVGFHWLRSELGGLFKHKGVLLFYAILLVFCGLTNSFSFLFWYWIIPLIWAYSSILYWSEITDHYLAKAATRSNTSFFWNFMFHNGGYHWVHHEYPYIPWYLLKEADELLSPTDSPMDRTKGWWEMYQIMLEDYNSKHLV
- a CDS encoding 6-phosphogluconolactonase, giving the protein MTKNKSFVFTPLNNSQKIDKTNELAVPNTRYFKSKEAFDAAVGRDFIDYANATTSLGQKFLVGLAHGQSPAGAYQYILEHFHEIKRSSLIRFTFTNSRLKRQRGLEGVMDARALLTKMLRKGLITKDQILGRSLDRENIEQYAIGFNTNLRDYLRQNNKVGYDYVFLSFDPTGRVAGISRNSEAFDSNELVIIVDDLGEPELTGTPQFLAKAKRIAFLATKSDKRRPLAWLYYRWGKVNESPSFLRHIDQVRERMTVFIDDHALTWPQIEIVRQTPYGSSTIRLDFAKPYDPNATEKLPVVLLIHGFLGLNSFDSILTALPTHDYIGTAMHYGSIPHDLPPSLYSDHVVKNIDEVISYFGKKGHPVYIFDHSMGNTYFMLMDRDYDQLPGVKHYLYGRIGSNPFFCEHAKHAFVGFLDNVLLPAVSFRQNIGVKTMLMTLRRLVPLDTKKGVRQRGIKLTDWLIRKDSLMREKLWQAVKERILHLMTNLESVPHLDRIPIERALSRLPAKVFAIQVHAALLESKSHDKQKSMPNMAKHNIPILILKSKKDAIAKFSPQLHKTPNITVIDVTNPDEDDLFREHLYHMVNPEKSTRIIIDFIKRAEAKRKA